The following coding sequences lie in one Stegostoma tigrinum isolate sSteTig4 chromosome 31, sSteTig4.hap1, whole genome shotgun sequence genomic window:
- the LOC125450468 gene encoding telethonin-like yields the protein MELTPFAVLDSFLNEADNQSREFYSAQWEDQIMRTRSEHRCTVSEVNRAQKESYDGRSQVTYLVQRTPTNLMRMGRLGEELTEYHLPYRNVLPLAIFTPAQISTKMERAMTPPELREVMEFECALSGSCKDKREVSDITKELPPVMQPVRLDGKKPDMVRRSLSRSMSQEAQRG from the exons ATGGAGCTCACACCGTTTGCAGTTTTAGACTCCTTCCTGAATGAGGCTGACAACCAGAGCAGGGAGTTTTACTCCGCTCAATGGGAGGATCAGATCATGAGAACTCGATCTGAGCACCG GTGCACTGTGAGTGAGGTGAATCGTGCCCAGAAGGAGAGTTATGACGGGAGATCCCAGGTGACCTATTTGGTGCAGCGAACCCCGACCAACCTGATGAGGATGGGCCGCCTGGGAGAGGAGCTGACTGAGTATCACCTGCCTTACCGTAACGTGCTGCCGTTGGCGATCTTCACACCGGCTCAGATCAGCACCAAAATGGAACGGGCAATGACTCCCCCAGAGCTGAGGGAAGTCATGGAGTTCGAGTGTGCTCTGAGTGGGAGCTGTAAGGACAAGAGAGAGGTCTCGGACATCACCAAAGAACTTCCTCCGGTCATGCAGCCTGTCAGACTGGATGGCAAGAAACCCGACATGGTCCGAAGATCCCTGTCGAGATCCATGTCCCAGGAGGCTCAAAGAGGCTGA